The following coding sequences are from one Saprospiraceae bacterium window:
- a CDS encoding M13 family metallopeptidase, translated as MKILHISALLLLSLLPSCKQNTSAKQNTPRDIISSNADTTVSPANDFFSFANGSWVKNNPIPPEETSWGIGNLVVNDIQSKLKTICEELSSQSAETGSSGQMVGDFWKTAMDSVKCDKLGILPLETILAEIDAINDLRGLSKVIGELQSIGVSALFDMYIAQDDKNSDKMALYLYQGGIGLPDRDYFFREDVRTKSILEEYPHHIERMLQLLSHPVSVAKDQAEKIVALETILAHSSRKLEDLRDPYANYTKMSISALNKLSPSIDWKSILQIWDAENLDTVIVGQPEFLKTADHLFAKTPMVVWKSYLKWKLINAFAPTLNSGADQENFAFYGKIIRGAQIQKPRWKRSLNVLEVSLGDQLGKEFVKNYFGETEKKRYSDLVEAIRQEMESHIQKLDWMSPQTKEKALIKLKTMSKKVGYPDRWKNYEGMKISKNSFCENVIQARKWNFKDEIKKLFKPVDRTEWGMTPQTYNAYYNPSNNEIVLPAAIFIVPGTKDSELDDATVYGYAAASTIGHEMTHGFDDTGRQYDEMGNLHNWWTAEDERQFNLKAKKLVNQFNDFVVLDSLKVNGQATLGENIADLGGVVLGLDAFKKTKQFQEGKSIDGFTPIQRYFMGYALGWLSHTRSESLADQIMTDVHSPAFLRVNGPMANIPEFYEAFHLKASDKMYRADSLRVSIW; from the coding sequence ATGAAGATCTTGCACATCTCAGCGCTATTGCTTCTTTCATTATTACCTTCTTGCAAGCAAAATACATCTGCGAAGCAAAATACACCAAGAGACATCATCAGTTCCAATGCTGATACCACAGTCAGCCCGGCAAATGATTTCTTTTCATTCGCGAATGGCTCATGGGTGAAGAATAATCCCATTCCACCGGAAGAAACAAGCTGGGGAATTGGCAATCTGGTTGTCAACGACATTCAATCGAAATTGAAAACAATTTGTGAAGAGCTTTCTTCCCAATCAGCAGAGACAGGTAGTTCTGGACAGATGGTAGGTGATTTTTGGAAAACCGCTATGGATAGTGTCAAGTGTGACAAGTTGGGTATTCTTCCTTTGGAGACCATACTGGCTGAGATCGATGCGATCAACGACCTCCGAGGCTTGAGTAAAGTTATAGGAGAACTGCAAAGTATTGGTGTTTCAGCTCTGTTTGATATGTATATAGCTCAGGATGACAAGAACAGTGATAAAATGGCGCTTTACCTGTATCAGGGCGGAATTGGATTGCCTGATAGAGATTATTTTTTTAGAGAGGATGTAAGAACAAAATCTATACTAGAAGAGTATCCACATCATATCGAACGCATGCTGCAACTCTTGTCCCATCCAGTTTCGGTTGCCAAAGATCAGGCTGAAAAAATCGTGGCTCTTGAGACAATTTTGGCTCACAGTTCTCGTAAGCTGGAAGATTTGAGAGACCCTTATGCGAATTACACAAAGATGAGCATCTCCGCTCTCAACAAGCTATCTCCTTCTATCGATTGGAAGTCTATTTTGCAAATTTGGGATGCCGAAAATCTTGATACTGTGATCGTAGGTCAACCTGAGTTTCTCAAAACTGCGGACCATCTATTTGCCAAAACACCAATGGTGGTTTGGAAATCCTACCTTAAATGGAAGCTAATAAATGCTTTTGCGCCAACACTGAATTCTGGAGCAGACCAGGAAAATTTTGCATTCTATGGCAAAATAATTCGAGGCGCACAAATACAAAAACCGAGATGGAAGAGAAGCTTAAATGTGTTGGAAGTAAGTCTGGGAGACCAGTTGGGAAAAGAGTTTGTCAAAAACTATTTTGGCGAGACAGAAAAAAAACGCTACAGCGATTTGGTTGAAGCAATTCGTCAGGAGATGGAGTCACATATTCAAAAATTGGATTGGATGAGCCCTCAAACAAAAGAGAAAGCCTTGATCAAACTGAAAACCATGTCAAAAAAAGTTGGCTATCCTGACCGGTGGAAGAATTATGAGGGAATGAAAATCTCCAAGAATTCATTTTGCGAGAATGTAATTCAAGCAAGGAAATGGAATTTTAAAGATGAAATTAAGAAATTATTCAAACCTGTGGACCGGACAGAATGGGGTATGACTCCTCAGACCTACAATGCATATTACAATCCCAGCAATAATGAAATCGTGTTACCCGCTGCAATTTTTATTGTTCCCGGCACGAAAGACTCAGAACTCGATGATGCTACAGTCTACGGATATGCAGCTGCTTCTACAATCGGCCATGAAATGACGCATGGTTTTGATGATACAGGTAGGCAATATGACGAAATGGGCAATTTGCATAATTGGTGGACAGCTGAAGATGAGAGGCAATTCAATCTCAAGGCAAAAAAATTGGTCAATCAGTTCAATGATTTTGTTGTGTTGGATAGTCTCAAAGTCAATGGTCAGGCAACTTTAGGGGAGAATATTGCGGATTTGGGAGGAGTGGTTTTAGGTTTGGATGCATTCAAAAAAACTAAACAGTTTCAGGAAGGAAAATCAATTGATGGATTCACTCCAATACAAAGATATTTTATGGGATACGCATTGGGTTGGTTAAGCCATACCCGATCCGAAAGTCTAGCTGACCAAATCATGACAGATGTTCATTCACCGGCTTTTCTCAGGGTAAACGGACCTATGGCAAATATTCCGGAATTTTATGAAGCTTTTCATTTGAAAGCTTCAGACAAAATGTACAGAGCTGATAGTTTGCGAGTGAGTATTTGGTAA
- a CDS encoding DoxX family protein has product MKKEKIIFWIATILIALFEGLMPLLTFQTEMAKEGIRHLGYPAYFGNALVIFKVLGSIVLIVPQIPRRIKEWAYAGFAFDFVFASISHAAVDGLGFQAFFPFIVLGVLAISYIYFHKINSSRV; this is encoded by the coding sequence ATGAAAAAGGAAAAGATTATTTTTTGGATTGCTACAATCTTGATTGCTTTGTTTGAAGGATTGATGCCACTTTTGACTTTTCAAACGGAGATGGCTAAGGAGGGAATTAGGCACCTCGGTTACCCGGCTTACTTTGGCAATGCTCTGGTAATTTTCAAAGTTTTAGGCTCAATTGTCTTGATCGTACCCCAGATCCCAAGAAGAATTAAAGAATGGGCTTATGCCGGTTTTGCTTTTGATTTTGTGTTTGCTTCTATAAGTCATGCTGCGGTGGATGGTTTAGGGTTTCAGGCATTTTTCCCTTTTATTGTATTGGGAGTCCTGGCGATATCTTATATATATTTCCACAAGATAAATTCATCTCGAGTATAA
- a CDS encoding imelysin has product MIRTKINQLIYCLTISILLFATCRKEENITTDYSKILLNLANDVILVTYAELDTKTQDLVTALTNLETHPSETNLELARQAWRDARVPWEQSEGFLFGPVDQQGIDSAIDSWPVNQPDLDAVLASPEVLSKAYIDGLDGTLKGFHTIEYLIFGVGGSKSFNSFTSREFEYLRACAQSLEGATQQLYYAWKPDQHNFLANVINAGKTGYTSVYPSQKAALEEIVNGLVVIADEVANGKINDPLSQQNVNLEESRFSSNSKQDFADNIRSIQNAYTGVYKGSTGLGISNVISSSNSLADKKVKQDIEDAIIAIESIPGSFTSAIFNAKSSVENAQQKVRNLQQTLEEQILPIISNL; this is encoded by the coding sequence ATGATTAGAACCAAGATTAACCAATTGATATATTGCTTGACGATAAGTATTTTATTGTTTGCTACCTGTAGGAAAGAAGAAAATATTACAACAGATTACAGCAAGATCTTGCTGAATTTAGCTAATGATGTGATACTTGTCACCTATGCTGAACTGGACACAAAAACCCAGGATCTGGTTACTGCCCTGACAAATTTAGAAACTCACCCTTCTGAAACAAATTTGGAACTTGCAAGACAAGCTTGGCGTGATGCTCGCGTTCCCTGGGAGCAGTCAGAAGGATTTTTATTTGGACCAGTTGACCAACAAGGTATAGATTCTGCTATTGACAGTTGGCCTGTCAACCAACCGGATCTGGATGCGGTGTTGGCAAGCCCGGAAGTGCTCTCAAAAGCCTATATTGATGGATTGGATGGGACACTGAAAGGCTTCCACACCATCGAGTACCTCATTTTTGGAGTTGGCGGTTCAAAAAGCTTTAACAGTTTTACTTCGCGCGAATTCGAGTATCTGCGAGCTTGTGCACAGAGTCTTGAGGGTGCTACACAACAATTGTATTATGCCTGGAAGCCGGATCAGCACAATTTTCTAGCAAATGTAATCAATGCTGGAAAAACAGGTTATACCAGCGTTTATCCTTCCCAGAAGGCAGCGTTGGAAGAGATAGTGAATGGTTTGGTTGTGATTGCCGATGAGGTAGCTAACGGCAAGATCAATGACCCACTGAGCCAGCAAAACGTTAATTTGGAAGAAAGCAGATTCAGTTCTAACTCTAAGCAGGATTTTGCCGATAATATCAGAAGCATTCAGAATGCATACACAGGAGTTTACAAAGGAAGTACAGGCTTAGGGATTTCGAATGTCATTTCATCGTCCAATAGCCTTGCTGACAAGAAAGTAAAACAGGACATTGAAGATGCTATTATAGCAATTGAGTCCATCCCGGGCTCATTCACCTCAGCGATTTTCAATGCTAAATCAAGCGTTGAAAATGCCCAACAAAAAGTTCGAAATTTGCAGCAGACCCTGGAAGAACAAATATTGCCAATCATTTCAAATCTTTAA
- the rpmF gene encoding 50S ribosomal protein L32 yields MPNPKWRHSKTRKRKRRTHYKAEAPQISTCKTTGAVHMYHHAYWHEGSMYYKGQVVIPAAESTAAES; encoded by the coding sequence ATGCCTAATCCGAAGTGGAGACATTCCAAAACCAGAAAAAGAAAGCGCAGAACGCATTATAAAGCAGAAGCGCCACAGATCTCTACATGTAAGACTACAGGAGCAGTACACATGTATCATCATGCATATTGGCATGAAGGCAGCATGTACTACAAAGGCCAAGTTGTGATTCCTGCAGCAGAATCTACAGCAGCTGAATCCTGA
- a CDS encoding D-2-hydroxyacid dehydrogenase family protein yields the protein MKVCILDDYQDVIRHLKCFQLLDGYDIVLSHRAERNPQELAKIIGDAEVLVLTRERTVINEELLRLLPHLKLISQTGKIAPHLDLNACTERGICVAEGIGSPIAPAELCWALIMNSVRKLPEAMIAMKQGKWQINIGQSIYGKTIGIWGYGKIGQRIARYSKAFGAEVLVWGSESSRQKALEQGFTAAASKEDFFRNADVVTLHLRLLPQTFGLVKTEDLMMMKDGAFFINTARAELVEKNGLENVLKSGKNIFVALDVFENEPIYDPDFPLLKYNQVICTPHLGYVEWNSYELYFSKAFENIIRFDNGTLVEFANPEVLKK from the coding sequence TTGAAAGTTTGTATTTTAGATGATTATCAGGATGTTATCCGGCATCTCAAATGTTTTCAATTATTAGATGGCTATGATATTGTTCTGAGTCATCGCGCGGAAAGAAATCCGCAGGAACTGGCTAAAATTATTGGCGATGCCGAAGTCCTGGTGCTGACCCGTGAGCGAACGGTGATCAATGAGGAGTTGCTTCGGTTGTTGCCTCATTTGAAATTGATCAGCCAAACGGGAAAAATTGCTCCACACCTGGATCTAAATGCGTGTACAGAGCGCGGTATTTGTGTTGCTGAGGGCATTGGCTCTCCAATTGCCCCGGCCGAGCTATGCTGGGCTCTCATCATGAACTCAGTCAGAAAATTGCCCGAGGCGATGATCGCTATGAAGCAAGGAAAGTGGCAGATCAATATCGGCCAATCCATTTATGGGAAGACAATTGGAATTTGGGGATATGGTAAAATTGGACAGAGGATTGCGCGATATTCCAAAGCATTTGGAGCGGAAGTTTTGGTTTGGGGTAGTGAAAGTTCAAGGCAGAAGGCTCTCGAACAGGGATTTACCGCTGCGGCTTCCAAAGAGGATTTTTTCCGTAATGCGGATGTGGTAACACTTCACTTGAGACTCCTCCCACAAACATTTGGATTGGTAAAAACCGAAGATTTGATGATGATGAAAGATGGCGCTTTTTTTATAAATACTGCAAGAGCAGAACTTGTCGAGAAAAATGGCCTGGAAAATGTTCTGAAGAGTGGAAAAAATATTTTTGTAGCCCTGGATGTATTTGAAAATGAACCGATATACGATCCGGATTTTCCGCTTTTAAAATATAATCAGGTAATTTGTACGCCCCATCTGGGTTATGTCGAGTGGAACAGCTATGAGTTGTATTTTTCTAAAGCATTTGAGAATATTATTCGCTTTGATAACGGAACCCTTGTTGAATTTGCAAATCCGGAAGTATTGAAGAAATAA
- the katG gene encoding catalase/peroxidase HPI, protein MENKNSGKCPFHQGANTGMKNSVTEWWPNSLNLDILHQQDTKTNPYQSDFSYRQEFKKLDLEAVKSDLKKLMTDSQSWWPADWGHYGGLMIRMAWHSAGTYRVADGRGGANTGNQRFAPLNSWPDNGNLDKARRILWPIKKKYGNKLSWADLMILAGNMAYESMGFKTFGFGGGREDIWHPEKDIYWGAEKKWLDKTRYADNSNEETLENPLAAVQMGLIYVNPEGVDGKPDPLKTAQAMRTTFKRMAMNDEETAALTAGGHTVGKAHGNGNAAVLGSDPEGADLETQGFGWINPQGKGNAENTVTSGLEGAWTTTPDRWNHTYFHLLLNHDWENKKSPAGASQWEPINMKEEDKPLDAHIPNVRRNPIMTDADMALKMDPEYRKISERFYKEPKYFEEVFARAWFKLTHRDLGPKSRYLGADIPTEDLIWQDPIPANSNALSNSDIEELKSKLLSCGLSASELICTAWDSARTYRGSDYRGGANGARIRLAPQKDWEGNEPQRLAKVLAKLEEIQSGFHKKVSIADLIVLGGSAAIEKAAEASGITVKVPFIPGRGDASQEMTDIESFDALEPLHDGYRNWLKKDYVPKPEELLLDRTQLMGLTAPEMTVLIGGMRVLGTNHGGTNHGVFTERVGMLTNDFFVNITDMNYMWKPISSNLYNIVDRKTGITKWTATRVDLVFGSNSILRSYSEVYAQDDNKEKFVRDFVAAWVKIMDADRYDLM, encoded by the coding sequence ATGGAAAACAAAAATTCGGGCAAATGCCCATTTCATCAGGGAGCGAATACAGGTATGAAAAATTCGGTCACAGAGTGGTGGCCCAATTCGCTCAACCTTGATATTTTACACCAGCAGGATACCAAGACCAATCCTTATCAATCGGATTTCAGCTATAGGCAAGAATTCAAAAAGCTTGACCTTGAAGCTGTAAAAAGTGATCTGAAAAAATTGATGACAGATAGTCAGTCCTGGTGGCCTGCGGACTGGGGACATTATGGAGGTCTAATGATAAGGATGGCCTGGCACAGTGCAGGGACCTATAGAGTGGCAGATGGCCGTGGAGGAGCTAATACAGGCAATCAGCGGTTTGCACCATTAAATAGCTGGCCTGATAATGGTAATCTGGATAAAGCACGCAGAATTCTGTGGCCGATCAAAAAAAAGTACGGAAACAAACTTTCATGGGCTGACTTAATGATCCTCGCTGGAAATATGGCCTACGAATCGATGGGATTTAAGACGTTCGGTTTTGGTGGAGGTCGTGAGGATATATGGCATCCTGAAAAGGACATTTATTGGGGTGCAGAGAAAAAATGGTTGGATAAGACTCGTTATGCTGATAATTCCAATGAAGAGACTTTGGAAAACCCATTAGCAGCTGTTCAGATGGGATTGATCTATGTTAATCCGGAAGGTGTAGATGGAAAGCCGGATCCACTCAAAACAGCACAGGCAATGCGTACTACATTCAAGCGTATGGCAATGAATGACGAGGAGACAGCAGCTTTGACTGCAGGCGGGCATACCGTAGGTAAAGCTCATGGAAATGGAAACGCAGCAGTTTTGGGATCTGATCCCGAAGGAGCAGATTTGGAAACGCAAGGATTTGGCTGGATCAATCCTCAAGGCAAGGGCAATGCTGAAAACACTGTGACCAGTGGATTGGAAGGAGCATGGACTACAACACCGGATCGATGGAATCATACTTATTTTCATTTGCTTTTGAATCATGACTGGGAAAATAAAAAGAGTCCTGCCGGAGCATCTCAGTGGGAACCAATCAATATGAAGGAAGAAGACAAACCTCTGGATGCACATATTCCCAATGTGCGTAGAAACCCTATCATGACAGATGCGGATATGGCCTTGAAAATGGATCCGGAATACAGAAAAATTTCAGAGCGTTTTTACAAAGAACCAAAGTATTTTGAAGAAGTATTCGCTAGAGCTTGGTTTAAACTGACACATAGAGATTTAGGTCCTAAAAGCAGATATCTGGGAGCGGATATTCCTACGGAAGATCTGATTTGGCAAGACCCAATTCCAGCAAATTCAAATGCTCTGTCCAATTCAGATATAGAAGAGCTAAAATCAAAACTACTCAGTTGTGGACTTTCAGCCAGCGAGCTGATCTGCACCGCATGGGATAGTGCCCGAACATATCGTGGTTCAGATTACAGAGGGGGTGCCAATGGGGCCAGAATCAGGCTTGCACCACAAAAAGATTGGGAAGGCAATGAGCCTCAAAGACTGGCAAAAGTATTGGCAAAATTGGAAGAAATTCAATCAGGCTTCCATAAAAAAGTAAGCATTGCAGATTTGATCGTATTGGGAGGAAGTGCAGCCATTGAAAAGGCTGCAGAAGCTTCAGGGATAACTGTGAAAGTGCCGTTTATTCCAGGCAGAGGTGACGCAAGTCAGGAAATGACCGACATCGAATCTTTTGATGCATTGGAGCCTTTGCATGACGGGTATAGAAATTGGCTGAAAAAAGATTATGTGCCGAAACCTGAGGAATTACTGCTCGACAGAACGCAGCTGATGGGACTTACCGCACCTGAGATGACAGTGTTGATCGGCGGTATGCGTGTTTTGGGGACGAATCATGGAGGAACGAATCATGGTGTTTTCACAGAACGAGTAGGCATGCTTACGAATGATTTTTTTGTGAATATAACAGATATGAATTATATGTGGAAGCCTATATCAAGCAATTTATACAATATCGTGGACAGAAAAACCGGCATCACAAAGTGGACTGCGACAAGAGTGGACTTGGTATTTGGATCCAACTCGATCCTGAGATCTTACTCTGAAGTATATGCACAGGATGACAACAAAGAAAAGTTTGTAAGAGATTTTGTTGCAGCATGGGTGAAAATCATGGATGCTGATCGGTACGATTTGATGTAA
- a CDS encoding DUF177 domain-containing protein yields MDSLKAYCIPLRGMKDGLHQFEFELDGSFFRHFESELGDKLKMEVALELNKRPDLSELSIDLAGSLQEVCDRCLSTIHLPIKSLYKVILKNGDEESDDPDLIYIHPEANELQLAPLIYDFVVLSLPLSNALEGCQEMQPKPCDELVLQRLDSLNEVSENPIWDELKKLKETD; encoded by the coding sequence ATGGATTCACTGAAGGCTTATTGTATCCCCTTGAGAGGAATGAAAGATGGACTGCATCAGTTTGAATTTGAACTGGATGGAAGTTTTTTCAGGCATTTTGAATCAGAATTGGGAGACAAGTTGAAGATGGAGGTAGCGTTAGAGCTCAACAAGCGTCCGGACTTGAGCGAATTGTCTATTGATTTAGCCGGTTCACTTCAGGAGGTTTGTGACAGGTGTCTATCCACCATTCATCTACCGATCAAAAGTCTATACAAGGTTATTCTCAAAAATGGTGATGAAGAGAGCGATGATCCGGACCTCATCTACATTCATCCGGAAGCAAACGAGCTCCAGTTAGCGCCATTGATTTATGACTTCGTTGTCCTTTCTCTACCTTTATCAAATGCGTTGGAAGGCTGTCAGGAGATGCAACCAAAACCGTGCGACGAGCTAGTGCTACAGAGGTTGGACAGCTTGAATGAGGTCAGTGAAAATCCAATTTGGGACGAATTGAAAAAACTGAAAGAAACAGATTAA
- a CDS encoding 30S ribosomal protein THX, producing MGKGDKRSAKGKRNIKSYGNSRPKKKS from the coding sequence ATGGGAAAAGGAGATAAGAGAAGTGCTAAAGGCAAAAGAAATATCAAGTCTTACGGTAACTCTCGTCCTAAGAAAAAGTCCTGA
- a CDS encoding autotransporter outer membrane beta-barrel domain-containing protein, translating into MKHIVLFPLLICLPLWMFAQTDPADFGSISKKLERVSFSGYGAMNYYNFNWQTDSIKRNAIDNERFILDFAYRWTDRIKLNTELEFEHGGTGVSVEFDRFEEFGEFEYEVSKGGEVLIEQMNVEFGLKKDIQLQIGRVKMPFAMMFEKDEPTDYLTAVISETEIQILPENWTENGLLLYGKFGKKRNWQWQLSLVNGLDNSNFNSNNWIKRGNQRRFEMVNAENFALCGRLDYRKSKVFLIGISAYGSNSSSANRPKPDLNIQTPIGMAELHVQYNHEPIQLSAMAFYGELGNSEALSNQNRNLSNNLNVKRTPVGAAAIGGFFEAGLSIFGEKGLLLTEMKRDFLLFGRFDYYDTQFKTQGLIFNNPRWERQSWTVGMVCKWIDEVHFKAQYSDRVVGAPAPTSVQGGRHERTFIAGFAFEF; encoded by the coding sequence ATGAAGCATATTGTACTATTTCCGCTATTGATTTGTCTGCCTTTATGGATGTTTGCACAAACAGACCCAGCAGATTTTGGCTCAATCTCTAAAAAATTGGAACGAGTTTCGTTTTCCGGATATGGTGCCATGAATTACTATAATTTCAATTGGCAGACAGACTCTATAAAGAGGAATGCTATTGATAATGAACGTTTTATACTTGATTTTGCTTATCGTTGGACGGATCGAATCAAACTCAATACTGAGTTGGAATTCGAACATGGGGGGACTGGGGTCAGTGTGGAATTTGACCGATTCGAAGAATTCGGAGAGTTTGAGTACGAAGTGAGCAAGGGAGGTGAGGTCTTGATTGAACAAATGAATGTAGAGTTTGGATTGAAAAAGGACATTCAGCTTCAAATAGGAAGAGTGAAGATGCCTTTTGCAATGATGTTTGAGAAAGATGAGCCTACAGATTACCTTACCGCTGTTATTTCTGAAACTGAAATTCAAATACTCCCTGAAAACTGGACCGAAAACGGTTTATTGTTGTACGGCAAATTTGGAAAGAAAAGAAATTGGCAATGGCAGCTCTCTTTGGTTAATGGTTTGGACAACAGTAATTTTAATTCGAATAACTGGATCAAACGTGGCAATCAGAGACGATTCGAAATGGTGAATGCTGAAAATTTTGCCTTATGTGGAAGATTGGATTATAGAAAAAGCAAAGTTTTCTTGATTGGCATTTCTGCTTATGGCAGCAATTCATCATCAGCCAACAGGCCTAAACCGGACCTAAACATTCAGACTCCGATCGGAATGGCTGAGCTACATGTTCAGTATAATCATGAGCCTATTCAGCTGAGTGCGATGGCTTTTTATGGAGAACTGGGAAATTCAGAAGCATTGTCAAATCAAAATCGCAATCTTTCAAATAATCTGAATGTCAAACGAACTCCGGTAGGTGCTGCTGCTATTGGAGGATTTTTTGAGGCAGGTCTTTCCATTTTTGGCGAAAAAGGTTTGCTTCTGACGGAAATGAAAAGAGACTTTTTACTATTTGGACGATTTGATTATTACGATACGCAGTTCAAAACTCAGGGATTAATTTTCAATAATCCTCGTTGGGAACGACAATCCTGGACTGTGGGTATGGTGTGCAAATGGATAGACGAAGTTCATTTTAAGGCTCAGTATTCTGATAGAGTTGTAGGTGCTCCGGCACCAACCAGTGTGCAAGGAGGCAGACACGAACGAACATTTATTGCCGGTTTTGCGTTTGAATTTTAA
- a CDS encoding transcriptional repressor — protein MVSKSEIIEKLKGKQLKVTPQRVAILEACYQLNNHPGAENIIHFIKDHHPHISVGTVYKVLDSLVENKLLKRVKTENGIMRYDAVLSSHHHLYCEETDRIEDYVDVELDSILNNYFRGKKMKNFKIKDIKLQITGKFK, from the coding sequence ATGGTAAGCAAGTCTGAGATAATCGAAAAATTGAAGGGGAAGCAACTCAAGGTTACTCCTCAACGTGTGGCGATATTGGAGGCTTGTTACCAGCTCAATAATCACCCTGGTGCAGAGAATATCATCCATTTTATCAAGGACCACCACCCGCATATCTCGGTTGGAACGGTATACAAGGTTTTGGATTCATTGGTAGAGAATAAGCTTTTGAAGCGCGTAAAAACCGAAAATGGTATCATGCGCTACGATGCTGTACTCAGCAGTCACCATCATTTATATTGTGAGGAGACAGATCGGATAGAAGATTATGTAGATGTTGAGCTCGACAGTATATTAAATAATTATTTCAGAGGGAAAAAAATGAAAAATTTTAAAATTAAAGATATCAAACTTCAAATCACAGGAAAATTTAAATAG
- a CDS encoding c-type cytochrome translates to MRLNVVLFALVCAFFGCKNEVTVLEEVEDLKLGGETSITGTFIKIFEQPAPNLSSTELDFHRDADKAFGDIFVTAPNFINGGLGPVFNQNSCESCHLSNGRSPFPIDANDLRGLLIRISVPGAEPTGEPLGIPNFGGQLQTKALFGKKAEAKLEWQHYSATLQYVDGDQITLTKPNFSLVNPYLPLPDHYLMSPRIAPPVIGLGLIEAISESDILTLADPDDSDADGISGKANWVWDHHTNGRSLGRFGWKAGQPSLLQQTAGAYNQDMGITNPRFPIENCFGQSQMDNIMDDPEIDENTLKAATFYTQSLAIPQRRNTTDPQVRKGKKLFYDLNCTACHQPKFVTGTHAEYSFLSNQKIFPYSDLLLHDMGDGLADNRSEFDANGNEWRTPPLWGLGLTKIVGGPNANYLHDGRAKTLEEAIMWHGGESETSKENFRKLSKTDRLALVKFLESL, encoded by the coding sequence ATGCGTTTGAATGTTGTCTTGTTTGCATTAGTTTGTGCCTTCTTTGGATGCAAGAATGAGGTAACGGTACTTGAGGAAGTGGAGGACTTAAAATTAGGAGGGGAAACTTCAATTACCGGTACATTTATCAAAATTTTCGAACAGCCTGCTCCAAATTTGAGTTCTACAGAACTGGATTTTCATCGCGATGCAGACAAAGCGTTCGGCGATATATTCGTGACAGCACCCAATTTCATCAATGGTGGTCTGGGACCTGTGTTTAACCAAAATTCCTGTGAAAGTTGTCACCTCTCTAATGGCCGATCACCTTTCCCTATTGATGCCAATGACTTAAGAGGACTGTTGATAAGGATTAGCGTCCCGGGAGCTGAACCTACTGGAGAACCATTGGGGATACCAAATTTTGGGGGGCAGCTTCAAACCAAAGCCTTATTTGGCAAAAAGGCTGAAGCCAAATTAGAGTGGCAACATTATTCCGCTACTTTGCAGTATGTTGATGGCGACCAGATCACTTTGACAAAACCGAATTTTAGCCTTGTCAATCCGTATTTACCTTTACCGGACCATTATCTTATGTCTCCGAGAATAGCGCCTCCTGTGATAGGATTGGGGCTGATCGAAGCCATTTCAGAATCCGATATATTGACTCTGGCAGATCCAGATGATTCTGATGCAGACGGAATCTCAGGAAAAGCGAATTGGGTATGGGACCACCACACCAATGGCAGGTCTCTGGGAAGATTTGGGTGGAAAGCAGGACAACCGAGTTTATTGCAACAAACAGCGGGAGCATACAATCAGGATATGGGTATTACCAATCCCAGGTTTCCAATAGAAAATTGCTTCGGACAAAGTCAAATGGACAACATAATGGATGACCCTGAGATAGACGAGAACACATTGAAAGCAGCAACTTTTTATACTCAATCACTTGCGATTCCACAAAGGAGAAATACTACTGATCCACAGGTGAGGAAAGGAAAGAAGTTGTTTTATGACCTGAACTGTACAGCTTGCCACCAACCTAAATTTGTGACAGGAACACATGCAGAGTATAGTTTTCTTTCTAATCAAAAAATCTTCCCATACTCAGATTTGCTATTGCATGATATGGGTGATGGGCTTGCCGACAACCGTTCGGAATTTGACGCCAACGGAAACGAGTGGCGCACTCCACCACTTTGGGGCTTGGGATTGACTAAAATTGTAGGAGGTCCAAATGCAAATTACCTCCATGATGGCAGGGCAAAAACCCTTGAAGAGGCTATCATGTGGCACGGTGGCGAATCTGAGACCAGTAAAGAAAATTTCAGAAAGCTGAGTAAAACAGACAGGCTTGCTTTGGTCAAGTTTTTGGAGAGCTTGTAA